One window of Thermacetogenium phaeum DSM 12270 genomic DNA carries:
- a CDS encoding DUF262 domain-containing protein, translating into MQTTKYTFWKLINEYRIEIPIIQRDYAQGRNVDKIPEIRKEFLESLYNAIVNESNTLDFDFVYGSIEEREGDKVLLPLDGQQRLTTLFLLHWYLATKENKTSKIKGILSKFTYETRISSRDFCYSLVEKGVKYDLGKENDKISDLIKDAHWFYMSWIKDPTIKSMLTMLDDIHLTFRDTQDCFEKLIRDINSDPPITFRFLELKNFGLTDNLYIKMNARGKPLTDFENFKAKFTQIIDDVLPEKLLDFSLKIDNAWTDVFWKYKEANTIDNPFMRYIYFITEMLYVENQNVLPTTNPFLYNENNVPKINYELIKSVYSRKENIEFLIDSLDFWIKIQMDPDKFIDNIFSEKYEKGKLVIFDGKSNLWKRCLKGDSFGIAEKILLYSLLKRCIFLNQYSYSVDLVEFLRVIRNLLMRVRQAVNTRYTSNLRFDFMKRQLKDVTDLLIQNQNVYQILTQKGFSMPGFSKDSVDSEIKKATLIVNNINLKEKIHKLEDNPLFKGCIDNVLEIVVGNPAIDLDSIITDIWSNNSSTVIKALLSIGDYSVIIGYSQLGARKYFGGDGEWNIILTRTTNESQKIKEILKEFICKYITIKGSTSEEKLKNIIIDYLKQAKRDWRYYFIKYGGFVDNKKNLYAWLNEYELRKLNGNSLLAYHINPYVRTVALKIADKTICNVNECYGIYSDLSPLKLRNNITLESLKDGWKVKFPEDYVSRNGKQEFNNLIAIANSKNEYWLKETDDKDRIEIAVEFIKALA; encoded by the coding sequence ATGCAAACAACTAAGTATACATTTTGGAAGCTAATAAATGAGTATAGAATTGAAATACCAATTATACAGAGAGATTATGCCCAAGGAAGAAATGTTGATAAAATACCAGAAATAAGGAAGGAATTTCTTGAAAGCCTTTATAATGCAATAGTTAATGAGAGCAATACATTAGATTTTGATTTTGTATACGGTTCTATAGAAGAACGAGAAGGGGATAAGGTATTACTGCCATTAGATGGACAGCAGAGATTGACCACTCTCTTTTTATTACATTGGTATCTTGCCACAAAGGAAAATAAAACTAGCAAGATAAAAGGTATACTTTCAAAATTTACTTATGAGACCAGAATAAGCTCTCGGGACTTCTGCTATTCGCTAGTAGAAAAAGGTGTTAAATATGATCTTGGCAAAGAAAATGATAAAATATCTGATTTAATTAAAGATGCTCACTGGTTTTATATGTCATGGATAAAAGATCCAACTATAAAATCAATGCTAACAATGCTTGATGATATTCATCTGACTTTTAGGGATACTCAAGATTGCTTTGAAAAACTAATACGTGATATTAATTCAGATCCTCCAATAACATTTAGATTTTTGGAACTTAAAAACTTTGGCTTAACTGATAACTTGTACATAAAAATGAATGCTAGAGGAAAACCTTTAACGGATTTTGAAAACTTTAAAGCAAAATTTACTCAGATAATTGATGATGTGTTGCCAGAAAAGCTTCTGGATTTTTCTTTAAAGATAGATAACGCCTGGACAGATGTTTTCTGGAAGTATAAAGAAGCCAATACTATCGATAATCCTTTTATGCGATATATATATTTTATTACAGAAATGCTTTATGTTGAAAACCAGAATGTATTACCTACAACAAATCCATTTTTATATAATGAAAATAATGTACCTAAAATCAATTATGAATTGATAAAATCTGTATATAGCAGGAAGGAGAACATTGAATTCTTAATAGATTCTCTTGATTTTTGGATAAAAATTCAAATGGATCCGGATAAATTTATTGACAACATTTTTTCAGAAAAATATGAAAAAGGTAAGCTGGTCATTTTTGATGGTAAAAGTAATCTTTGGAAAAGGTGTTTAAAGGGTGATTCTTTTGGAATAGCAGAAAAAATATTGCTTTATTCACTACTAAAACGTTGTATTTTTTTAAATCAGTACAGTTATAGTGTTGATTTAGTGGAATTTTTAAGAGTTATTCGAAATCTGCTGATGAGAGTACGTCAAGCGGTTAATACCAGATATACAAGCAATTTGCGTTTTGACTTTATGAAGAGACAGTTAAAAGATGTGACTGACTTGCTTATACAAAATCAAAATGTTTATCAAATATTAACTCAAAAGGGATTCAGTATGCCTGGATTTAGTAAAGATTCCGTAGATTCGGAAATAAAAAAGGCTACACTGATTGTTAATAATATAAATTTAAAAGAAAAAATTCATAAACTAGAAGACAATCCATTATTTAAAGGATGTATTGATAATGTTTTGGAAATAGTTGTAGGAAACCCCGCTATAGATTTGGATTCAATTATAACTGACATATGGTCAAACAATAGTTCAACCGTTATAAAAGCTTTACTTTCGATAGGAGATTATTCTGTTATTATAGGTTACAGTCAACTTGGTGCAAGAAAGTACTTTGGAGGAGATGGAGAATGGAATATTATTCTTACAAGGACCACAAACGAATCACAGAAAATCAAAGAAATACTAAAGGAATTTATATGTAAATATATTACAATAAAGGGTTCCACTTCAGAAGAGAAATTGAAAAATATAATTATTGATTATTTAAAACAAGCAAAAAGGGATTGGAGATATTACTTTATAAAATATGGAGGGTTTGTTGATAATAAAAAAAATCTTTATGCATGGCTAAATGAATATGAGTTGAGAAAACTTAATGGAAACTCGCTACTGGCTTACCACATCAATCCATATGTCAGGACGGTCGCTTTGAAAATTGCAGATAAAACCATTTGTAATGTTAATGAGTGCTATGGTATATACAGTGATCTTAGTCCGCTGAAATTAAGAAATAATATAACTCTGGAAAGCCTCAAAGACGGCTGGAAAGTAAAATTTCCTGAAGATTATGTTTCGAGGAATGGAAAACAAGAGTTTAATAATTTAATTGCTATCGCTAATTCTAAAAATGAGTACTGGCTAAAGGAAACTGATGACAAAGATAGGATTGAAATAGCTGTTGAATTCATAAAGGCTTTGGCCTAG
- a CDS encoding TIGR00725 family protein, whose protein sequence is MGRGVIFLPKFIVGVMGGGENVSAETVQTAYRLGKMIAQKGWVLLCGGRPAGVMEASARGAKDAGGLTVGILPDMDKGGASRYIDIAIATGMGDGRNYINALSSDIVVALPGRAGTVSEIALALKNGRKVILLAFDPGVVFDCYRDEGLLITADTPEEAIRLIEEFCPAR, encoded by the coding sequence ATGGGAAGGGGAGTGATCTTTTTGCCGAAATTCATCGTCGGGGTGATGGGTGGTGGGGAAAATGTCTCTGCTGAGACGGTGCAGACGGCCTACCGGCTCGGCAAGATGATCGCCCAGAAGGGCTGGGTGCTTCTCTGTGGGGGGCGTCCTGCCGGCGTCATGGAGGCCTCTGCCAGGGGGGCAAAGGATGCGGGAGGCCTGACGGTGGGGATCCTGCCGGACATGGATAAGGGCGGGGCCTCGAGATACATCGACATTGCCATAGCCACCGGGATGGGGGACGGGCGCAATTATATCAATGCCCTTTCTAGCGACATTGTCGTGGCGCTGCCGGGGAGGGCGGGAACCGTTTCCGAGATTGCGCTGGCTCTGAAGAACGGGAGAAAGGTGATTCTCCTGGCTTTCGATCCGGGAGTGGTTTTTGACTGCTACCGAGATGAGGGGTTGTTAATCACTGCCGACACGCCGGAGGAGGCGATCCGCCTGATCGAGGAGTTTTGCCCGGCGCGGTGA
- a CDS encoding transposase — translation MHQQDGAVTYEHKVVTCQIVGGKPPLILGHEPIMPGEGETTAAKRLIDWLYKVYKHFADIVVVDAGFAKAPFINYLLNKNIHTVVRLKDDRMHIVRDAEGIFSRQVPTKQWREDKNTSTHTDITAWDEEQFETWDGVEKPLRVVKFIEIKHGHAIVGGKLKEALQKREILVATTLSKQEATPELIREIIHRRWEIENTGFHELKGNWNMEHCYIHQEVASQVILWFMLLAVNLFWLFLYRNRRSYKNSGFSQER, via the coding sequence GTGCACCAACAGGACGGGGCGGTCACCTACGAACACAAAGTCGTCACCTGCCAGATAGTGGGCGGCAAACCGCCGCTCATCTTAGGTCATGAACCGATTATGCCGGGGGAAGGCGAGACCACTGCTGCCAAGAGGCTGATTGACTGGCTCTATAAGGTCTACAAGCACTTTGCCGACATAGTGGTGGTTGATGCCGGCTTTGCCAAAGCCCCATTCATCAATTATTTGCTCAACAAAAACATCCACACAGTAGTCCGCTTAAAAGATGACCGCATGCACATAGTCAGAGATGCGGAAGGGATATTCAGCCGCCAGGTACCGACCAAACAATGGCGTGAAGACAAGAACACCAGCACTCATACAGACATCACCGCCTGGGATGAAGAACAATTCGAAACCTGGGACGGAGTAGAAAAGCCCTTAAGAGTCGTCAAGTTCATCGAGATCAAACACGGCCATGCAATAGTGGGCGGCAAACTGAAGGAAGCTCTCCAGAAGCGGGAGATCCTGGTGGCCACTACCTTAAGCAAACAGGAAGCAACACCGGAACTGATCCGGGAGATCATCCACCGGAGGTGGGAGATAGAAAACACGGGCTTTCATGAACTCAAAGGCAACTGGAACATGGAACACTGCTACATCCATCAGGAAGTCGCCTCTCAAGTAATCCTGTGGTTCATGCTTTTGGCGGTCAACCTTTTCTGGCTGTTCCTGTACAGGAACAGGCGCAGCTACAAGAATAGCGGCTTCAGCCAAGAGAGATAG
- a CDS encoding DUF3006 domain-containing protein encodes MAVVFVIDRFEGDWAVIELDRLTFNIPKVLLPEGAREGDVIEIKVSVNKKATAKRRKTAQKMMNELFEG; translated from the coding sequence GTGGCCGTGGTGTTCGTCATCGACCGTTTTGAAGGTGACTGGGCTGTGATAGAGCTGGATCGCCTTACTTTTAACATTCCGAAGGTGCTGCTCCCGGAAGGGGCGCGGGAAGGGGATGTGATTGAGATTAAAGTTTCCGTCAACAAAAAGGCGACAGCGAAAAGGAGGAAGACAGCCCAAAAGATGATGAATGAGCTCTTTGAGGGTTAA
- a CDS encoding DUF262 domain-containing protein: protein MENEIKLLSINEIIKEKFLIPSYQRGYRWEKRQVTELLDDIWEFSQQERKKDEFYCLQPIVVKKNGDKWEVIDGQQRLTTIYIILYFLGRKRYDIEFETREKSKEFLQNIDVSNTSNIDYFFIGQAYKTIKEWFEYKENVESEYTVRDEFSIALGKLTKIIWYEVNDGSNPINIFTRLNIGKIPLTNAELIKALFLQKSNKNNNDNDTFRLKQLEIASEWDRIEYTLQNDEFWSFINKEFNDMPTRIEYIFNAMAKKSSRGDDFYTFRYFNERLRQRSVQEIWDEVKAYFLTFEDWFNDRELFHLIGYLVTCGERIEQLKDAAEGKSKTEFRKYIDNKIRQHVNYKISELDYEKNSNEIKKVLLLFNIETILRMKTHNYRFSFNSYKRGKWSIEHIHAQNTDGLSTVKQWMAWIEDHIKSLERINANKYKEVIERMKSINEDNISAELFNKLFEEVQNCFKDQFSDDMHLINNLTLLDKDLNSRLGNSFFDVKRDIIIKMDKEGYFIPICTRNVFLKYYSKNASHLHFWGPEDRKDYYDEIIHTLQKYLPNQAEVNSDANN from the coding sequence ATGGAAAACGAAATTAAGTTGTTGTCAATTAATGAAATAATAAAAGAAAAATTCCTTATCCCTTCATACCAAAGGGGATATAGGTGGGAAAAACGCCAAGTAACAGAACTGCTCGATGATATTTGGGAATTCTCCCAACAAGAAAGAAAAAAAGATGAGTTTTATTGCTTGCAACCTATAGTAGTAAAGAAAAATGGCGACAAGTGGGAGGTAATTGACGGACAGCAACGATTAACTACAATCTACATAATTTTGTATTTTTTAGGTAGAAAAAGATATGACATAGAATTTGAGACAAGAGAAAAAAGCAAAGAATTTCTACAGAATATCGATGTATCAAATACATCAAATATTGATTACTTTTTTATAGGACAGGCATATAAAACTATCAAAGAATGGTTTGAGTATAAAGAAAATGTTGAATCAGAATACACTGTTAGAGATGAATTTAGCATTGCATTAGGTAAGCTTACCAAAATAATCTGGTATGAAGTTAATGATGGTTCTAATCCCATAAATATTTTTACTAGGCTTAACATCGGGAAAATACCACTTACAAATGCGGAACTTATAAAAGCATTATTTTTACAAAAATCAAACAAGAATAATAACGATAATGACACTTTTAGGTTAAAACAATTAGAAATAGCTAGTGAGTGGGACAGAATTGAATATACTCTTCAAAATGACGAGTTTTGGAGCTTTATTAATAAAGAATTTAATGATATGCCAACAAGAATCGAATATATTTTTAATGCAATGGCTAAGAAAAGTTCAAGAGGGGATGACTTTTATACTTTTAGGTATTTTAATGAAAGATTAAGGCAACGCAGTGTTCAAGAGATTTGGGATGAAGTTAAGGCTTACTTTTTAACATTTGAAGATTGGTTTAATGACAGGGAATTATTCCATTTAATAGGTTATCTTGTAACTTGCGGAGAGAGAATTGAGCAACTCAAAGATGCAGCTGAAGGAAAAAGCAAAACTGAGTTTAGAAAATATATTGATAACAAAATCAGGCAACACGTTAATTATAAGATATCAGAACTGGATTATGAAAAGAACTCGAATGAAATTAAAAAAGTACTTCTACTATTTAATATAGAAACAATACTTAGAATGAAAACACACAATTATCGTTTTTCTTTTAATTCTTATAAAAGAGGAAAATGGAGCATTGAACACATTCACGCCCAGAATACTGACGGTTTGAGTACAGTAAAACAGTGGATGGCGTGGATTGAGGATCATATAAAAAGTTTAGAAAGAATTAATGCAAACAAATACAAAGAAGTCATTGAAAGAATGAAGTCTATAAATGAGGATAATATAAGTGCTGAATTATTTAATAAATTATTCGAAGAAGTTCAGAACTGTTTTAAAGACCAATTTAGTGATGATATGCATTTAATAAATAACCTAACTCTACTGGATAAGGACTTAAATAGCAGACTTGGCAATTCATTCTTTGATGTAAAGCGTGATATTATTATAAAAATGGATAAGGAAGGCTATTTTATCCCTATTTGTACTAGAAATGTATTTTTGAAGTATTATAGTAAGAATGCATCACATTTGCATTTTTGGGGTCCTGAAGACAGGAAGGATTACTATGATGAGATAATACATACTTTACAGAAATATTTGCCTAATCAAGCGGAGGTGAATAGTGATGCAAACAACTAA
- a CDS encoding transposase: MPPSRLVKILLLQFYEGVSDREAEARRPI, encoded by the coding sequence ATACCACCTAGCCGCCTGGTCAAAATCCTTCTTCTACAGTTTTATGAAGGAGTATCCGACCGGGAAGCCGAGGCAAGGCGCCCGATATGA
- a CDS encoding recombinase family protein, which translates to MTTRNVTIIPARKRIGNSAKAEELPKLRVAAYCRVSTDSEEQATSYEAQIEHYTNYIKSNPEWELAGIFADEGITGTNTKKREEFNRMIEECMQGKIDMIITKSISRFARNTLDCLKYIRQLKEKNIPVYFEKENINTLDSKGEILLTIMASLAQQESQSLSQNVKLGIQYRYQQGKIHINHNRFLGYTKDKDGNLVIVPEEAEIVKRIYREYLEGSSMLQIARGLEADGILTGAGNHRWHTSTINKILRNEKYIGDALLQKTYTVDFLSKKRVPNNGIVPQYYVENSHEPIIPREIFMQVQEQLVKRRCVHISKNGKKRNYSNNHPLSQMVFCGNCHEIFRRVHWNNRGKKSIVWRCVSRLENTGLFCTASTILEDTLKEKIIEAINVAVSGKNSFLAILKKNIETVLSADLDESTADIDKRLEELQTELIQKANSKESYDNIVNEIYRLRDLRQETLSRNALRKDKRDRIAEMTDFLNTQTGDITEFDDKLVRKLIEKVIVYDDRLVVEFKSGLEIEVNL; encoded by the coding sequence ATGACAACCAGGAATGTTACGATAATTCCTGCTCGTAAGCGAATTGGGAATAGTGCAAAGGCCGAGGAATTGCCTAAGCTTCGGGTGGCAGCCTATTGCCGTGTTTCTACGGACAGCGAAGAGCAGGCAACCAGTTATGAAGCACAGATCGAACATTACACCAATTACATTAAAAGCAATCCGGAATGGGAGTTAGCCGGCATATTTGCGGATGAAGGGATTACTGGAACCAACACGAAAAAGCGTGAAGAGTTTAACCGGATGATAGAAGAATGTATGCAGGGCAAAATCGATATGATAATTACGAAATCTATCAGCCGTTTTGCAAGAAATACGCTGGACTGCCTAAAGTACATAAGGCAGCTTAAAGAAAAAAATATTCCAGTTTACTTTGAAAAGGAAAATATAAACACATTGGATTCCAAAGGGGAAATCCTGCTGACCATTATGGCTTCTTTGGCGCAGCAAGAAAGCCAATCGTTAAGCCAGAATGTAAAACTGGGTATTCAGTACCGATATCAGCAAGGAAAAATCCATATTAATCACAACCGGTTTCTTGGCTATACAAAGGATAAGGATGGCAATTTAGTTATCGTACCTGAAGAAGCAGAGATCGTTAAACGCATTTACAGAGAATACCTTGAAGGTTCCAGTATGCTACAGATAGCAAGAGGTCTGGAAGCTGACGGAATTCTGACAGGTGCAGGCAATCACAGATGGCATACCAGCACCATCAATAAGATTTTGAGGAATGAAAAATATATCGGTGATGCGCTGTTGCAGAAAACCTATACGGTAGATTTTTTATCGAAGAAAAGGGTACCTAATAACGGTATAGTTCCTCAATACTATGTAGAAAACAGCCATGAGCCCATAATCCCGCGTGAAATCTTTATGCAGGTTCAGGAACAGCTTGTCAAAAGAAGATGTGTGCATATAAGTAAGAACGGAAAGAAGAGAAACTATAGCAATAATCATCCTTTATCACAGATGGTCTTTTGCGGCAACTGTCATGAAATATTCCGCAGGGTTCATTGGAATAACCGAGGAAAGAAATCAATTGTATGGAGATGCGTCAGCCGATTAGAAAACACTGGTTTGTTTTGTACCGCTTCCACTATACTTGAAGATACGCTTAAAGAGAAAATTATAGAAGCCATTAATGTAGCGGTAAGCGGAAAAAACTCTTTTCTGGCCATACTGAAGAAGAATATTGAAACCGTACTAAGCGCGGATTTGGATGAGAGTACAGCAGATATTGATAAAAGGCTGGAAGAACTCCAAACCGAGTTGATCCAAAAGGCAAATTCAAAGGAAAGCTATGATAATATTGTCAATGAAATTTACCGACTACGTGATCTAAGGCAAGAAACTCTTTCGAGAAATGCTCTCCGCAAAGATAAGCGGGATCGGATTGCTGAGATGACGGACTTCCTTAACACGCAAACGGGTGATATTACGGAGTTTGATGATAAACTGGTCAGAAAACTGATTGAAAAAGTGATTGTATATGATGATAGGTTAGTGGTTGAGTTTAAGTCTGGGTTAGAAATAGAAGTGAATCTATAA
- a CDS encoding MFS transporter: MSFLPSAASTATVGWRLALFGIGTGIFQSPNNSAIMGTVPRPHLDSGVLATARNTGIALGIATAGLILYSLVPPPVIAQTSLDGSQAAFFFAGLKYSYLAGAALTAFAALFSGTQSEPARKNKEA; encoded by the coding sequence ATGTCCTTTCTCCCATCAGCCGCCTCAACAGCAACCGTCGGATGGCGCCTGGCGCTTTTCGGCATCGGCACCGGCATCTTTCAGTCCCCCAACAACAGCGCAATTATGGGCACCGTACCCCGGCCGCATCTGGACTCCGGTGTCCTGGCCACCGCCCGCAACACAGGTATAGCCTTAGGTATCGCCACCGCCGGATTGATCCTCTACTCATTAGTGCCTCCGCCGGTCATAGCTCAAACCAGCCTCGACGGCAGCCAAGCAGCTTTTTTCTTTGCCGGTTTAAAATACTCCTACCTGGCGGGAGCCGCCCTCACCGCCTTTGCAGCTCTCTTCTCCGGTACCCAAAGCGAACCGGCACGAAAAAACAAAGAAGCCTAA
- a CDS encoding GreA/GreB family elongation factor — MGLKKGGRSVCLGNSGFPDRLSKTWSGIWWRSRRGKTGSFRNTSRNRLQNATNLQSCSINIYLSTAENGDISYLSPVGKSLLMRKPGEKVMVKAPGGTFCYKIKSIKRPRR; from the coding sequence ATGGGTCTTAAGAAAGGAGGCCGATCAGTATGTCTCGGAAATTCAGGTTTTCCAGATCGACTTTCGAAAACCTGGTCAGGCATCTGGTGGAGATCGAGGAGAGGAAAAACCGGTTCCTTCAGGAATACTTCCCGGAACCGTCTGCAGAACGCAACGAATTTGCAAAGCTGTTCGATCAATATATATTTAAGCACCGCGGAAAACGGCGATATCTCTTACCTCTCCCCGGTGGGAAAATCCCTGCTCATGAGAAAGCCCGGCGAGAAAGTAATGGTCAAAGCACCAGGGGGCACCTTCTGCTACAAAATAAAGAGCATCAAACGCCCTCGCCGATGA
- a CDS encoding ComEC/Rec2 family competence protein, whose protein sequence is MSSLRVNGKVMPGKLIGKSLLGLFQRCGCRILARLVALLLLAVLSIALITGCALPEQPPGAETSGGQGEMAGSPSTGQEPAAAGDESSDAGEGVLRAHFLDVGQGDAIFLELPDGRVMLIDAGPNEAGTKVVSYLREHGVKRIDFLIATHPHADHIGGMDAVIRSFDIGAVYMPRVATGTKTFEEVLLALKEKGLKAKEAKSGVSIPVGEGLAAEFIAPRGSGYEDLNNWSSVLRVCYGDVALLFTGDAEAESEMEMLEAGIPLRADLLKVAHHGSSSSTTPRFLQAVRPKYAVISVGAGNDYGHPHKETLKNLEKAGVQVYRTDRCGTVVFRSDGRTLAVESREK, encoded by the coding sequence ATGAGCTCTTTGAGGGTTAACGGGAAAGTGATGCCGGGGAAATTGATCGGAAAGTCGTTGCTGGGGCTATTTCAGCGGTGCGGATGCCGGATCCTGGCCAGGTTGGTTGCCCTGTTACTGCTGGCCGTCCTTTCGATAGCCCTCATAACAGGATGCGCCTTGCCGGAGCAGCCTCCCGGAGCGGAAACCTCGGGTGGGCAGGGAGAAATGGCGGGATCTCCTTCTACCGGGCAAGAGCCCGCCGCTGCCGGGGATGAATCTTCAGATGCTGGAGAAGGCGTTCTGCGCGCCCATTTTCTGGATGTCGGGCAGGGGGATGCCATTTTTCTCGAGCTGCCCGATGGTCGGGTGATGCTGATCGATGCCGGCCCCAATGAGGCAGGAACAAAGGTGGTTTCCTACCTCAGGGAGCACGGTGTAAAAAGGATTGACTTTCTTATCGCCACTCACCCCCATGCCGATCACATCGGGGGAATGGACGCCGTGATTCGGTCCTTTGATATCGGCGCTGTTTACATGCCCCGGGTGGCTACCGGAACGAAGACCTTTGAGGAAGTGCTGCTGGCTTTAAAGGAAAAGGGCTTGAAGGCCAAGGAGGCGAAGAGCGGAGTTTCTATTCCAGTAGGGGAGGGGCTGGCGGCCGAATTTATCGCTCCCCGTGGTTCCGGTTATGAGGATTTGAACAACTGGTCGTCGGTGCTCAGGGTGTGCTACGGGGATGTAGCCCTGCTTTTCACCGGGGATGCAGAGGCGGAGTCGGAAATGGAGATGCTGGAGGCAGGGATTCCTCTGCGGGCGGATCTCTTGAAGGTGGCTCACCATGGCAGCTCCAGCTCTACCACTCCCCGGTTCCTGCAGGCTGTGAGGCCGAAGTACGCCGTTATCTCCGTGGGGGCGGGGAACGACTACGGGCACCCCCATAAGGAAACGCTGAAGAATCTGGAGAAGGCCGGGGTACAGGTTTACCGAACCGATCGCTGCGGCACGGTTGTTTTCCGTTCGGACGGCCGCACCCTGGCGGTCGAGAGCCGGGAAAAATAG
- a CDS encoding aminopeptidase translates to MEELIEAARLALKTCLGVRPREDVLVVTDDALRDVGEGFYLAAKEIGAEAVLLSMQPREISGAEPPAVVAEAMKAARVVVVPTSKSLSHTRARRAATEKGARIATLPGATKEMLVRALNVNYQEMAGECARFAGMLTDGAEALLTSPSGTHLSFSIARRRGYPDAGIYTEPGSFGNLPAGEACIAPVEGTAEGVLVIDGSLAGWGLLEEPLTLQIRGGQAVEARGGRAADWLVDVWRRYGEPARLVAELGVGFNPRAAVTGKVLEDEKAKGTAHIALGDNMSMDGHNEAPVHLDGVLRRPTLILDGRIVMDKGEPIW, encoded by the coding sequence ATGGAAGAACTGATCGAAGCGGCTCGTTTGGCTCTGAAGACCTGTCTCGGGGTGCGGCCTAGGGAGGATGTCCTGGTGGTCACGGATGACGCGCTCCGGGACGTAGGCGAGGGGTTTTATCTTGCTGCAAAAGAGATAGGGGCAGAGGCGGTGCTCCTCTCCATGCAGCCGCGGGAGATTTCCGGCGCCGAGCCCCCGGCGGTGGTTGCAGAAGCCATGAAAGCCGCACGGGTGGTGGTAGTGCCCACCTCCAAGTCCCTTTCTCACACCAGGGCGCGGCGTGCCGCCACCGAGAAGGGCGCCCGGATTGCCACCCTTCCCGGTGCAACTAAAGAGATGCTGGTGCGCGCCTTGAACGTGAATTATCAAGAGATGGCCGGAGAGTGCGCCCGCTTCGCCGGGATGCTCACCGACGGTGCCGAAGCTCTGTTGACGAGCCCCTCAGGTACCCATCTGAGCTTTTCCATCGCCCGCAGGAGAGGATACCCGGACGCAGGAATTTATACCGAGCCGGGGAGTTTCGGAAACCTTCCCGCCGGGGAGGCCTGCATCGCTCCTGTTGAGGGGACGGCGGAAGGGGTACTGGTGATCGACGGCTCCCTGGCGGGATGGGGGCTGCTGGAGGAGCCGCTGACGTTGCAGATCAGAGGGGGACAGGCCGTCGAGGCCAGGGGCGGCCGGGCGGCGGACTGGCTTGTCGACGTCTGGCGGCGCTACGGGGAGCCGGCGCGCCTGGTTGCCGAACTGGGAGTGGGCTTCAACCCCCGGGCCGCAGTTACTGGCAAAGTGCTCGAAGATGAAAAAGCAAAAGGGACGGCCCACATTGCGCTGGGGGACAATATGAGCATGGACGGGCACAACGAGGCGCCCGTCCACCTTGACGGGGTACTCAGGCGGCCGACCCTCATTCTGGACGGACGGATCGTCATGGACAAAGGAGAGCCGATCTGGTAG
- a CDS encoding phage holin family protein yields the protein MDWLTGLFGGKLGVDGMLTALLKLLVNTGGFYLTALLFPGLTYASPATLLWAGIVLGVVNILVRPVLMLLTMPINILTFGLFTLVVNTLMVMLTGLLIPGLHIPGFLHAFTVAIIISLLNVLFF from the coding sequence ATGGATTGGCTGACGGGGCTGTTCGGGGGCAAATTGGGGGTGGACGGTATGCTCACCGCGCTTTTAAAGCTCCTCGTTAATACGGGAGGGTTTTATCTGACTGCATTATTGTTCCCGGGGCTCACATATGCGTCTCCGGCTACTCTGCTCTGGGCGGGGATAGTGTTGGGTGTCGTGAACATTCTGGTGCGCCCGGTTTTAATGCTGCTGACAATGCCAATTAACATCCTGACCTTTGGGCTGTTTACGCTGGTGGTCAACACTTTGATGGTGATGCTGACCGGTCTCTTGATTCCCGGCTTGCATATCCCGGGGTTCCTGCATGCGTTTACTGTGGCAATCATCATTTCTCTGTTGAACGTGCTTTTCTTCTAG